Proteins co-encoded in one Tachysurus fulvidraco isolate hzauxx_2018 chromosome 17, HZAU_PFXX_2.0, whole genome shotgun sequence genomic window:
- the map1lc3cl gene encoding microtubule-associated proteins 1A/1B light chain 3C produces MAPFEKSMEVMPFKQRKCLATRKDEVCTIRSKFPNKLPVIVERCIREKRLPLLDKTKFLVPHELTIGQFLCLLRSKIALEASQALYLLISGKNMCSMTASMAEVYSQHRDTDGFLYMTYASQDMFG; encoded by the exons ATGGCACCATTCGAGAAGTCCATGGAAGTGATGCCCTTCAAGCAAAGGAAGTGCTTAG CAACAAGAAAAGATGAAGTCTGCACAATTCGCTCCAAGTTCCCCAACAAATTACCA GTCATCGTTGAACGTTGCATCCGGGAGAAGCGTCTTCCACTTTTGGACAAAACAAAGTTTTTGGTCCCACATGAGCTTACAATTGGTCAGTTTCTGTGTCTCCTCAG GAGTAAGATAGCACTGGAAGCATCCCAGGCTCTGTACCTGCTGATCTCAGGAAAAAACATGTGCTCCATGACAGCCAGCATGGCGGAAGTATATTCtcagcacagagacacagacggCTTCCTTTACATGACCTATGCCTCCCAGGATATGTTTGGCTGA
- the si:ch211-168f7.5 gene encoding dapper homolog 2, which translates to MSGRKGCVNSLWSGSERVRIGERLKATLAGIVELDVLRGRQLDLIESVLEESANTADDDQCDQRENLDSATDDGAVTTFSQQTLSPADSVVPGVKAAEGISSRWSTLSWDIPSDLLSLPTPESTGTISLECDSRPSSGFYSVSGSSLSDSCYSVASEAAPGVPLKMGGPCRPHSLDHSTTQWREDESQNGQNSRGTAQKGDRRPASTGELEIDGLVFLTGLCSSLRAAQKQCVLSTSTTYPHLQLDPKYCSDLVSRKTKEVYPYPSPLHAVALQSPLFTSCQNPSPTERSPSPEGDQLLEPEPEQPTVRTQPPPSPSLTQLEQYITRLAHQHHSRLNAETSNRASQKASAGLSYEGVHPKSASSSSLTSLTPCKSYLGNSARVSLSSIGKKASRNSINLGNLPSVTGEDFNISFHLNLNLNLNSSLNKTLNIDAKNINEQPSGSCGHLSGNFITPTASPASSSTTVTSTPNWRSRPRISTCPSTISNRGSLEITGKTFGSLNFSKSLDWSGAPREEAEGCPPSKAPESPAKLSEDSVVVCEISRVSGLPRSVVVGLMEEGVELDAECFRNERERGEGSASPCNAPTPRSSRTSLPTTYEDLSGFYSNSSSNLWAGSGVIEPDYISQQHRLQITHSDCHLIHTTQSNSPRSDHSGPTPSHTSPILPLPHTYSDSASSPGSSSRSRVHSPPRLLSNSPFTPAQLSVFRRDSPSQCSLPHIHPCGSPLEGPIRPRGGSLRQDAGAATGWRAQERGWRRSGDGEGLYQGKHASRELVRASTVSSYSGREYSSCWEEEAGSRTPKKATKLWKGFESRLWGREEDLEREERVGDFGWRHASLKETSSSRVQERKENNLSRKKGTNWDGHSSSLRLSRRALFRSESQGFLSSRSQKRDVRLQNNHWCSSLEIGREGRGTDRGRNIVRKEDKHHSSTASLFHLSRSQSLEGSTHSVSPLSSPSLSPSPPPSAPLTRSRSFRDLGRKIFGSMRSLSFNKNQKSKKKD; encoded by the exons ATGTCGGGGCGCAAAGGTTGCGTGAATTCTCTGTGGTCGGGGAGCGAGCGGGTCCGCATAGGAGAGCGGCTTAAAGCCACACTCGCCGGTATCGTGGAGCTGGATGTGCTGCGAGGGCGCCAGCTGGATTTGATAGAGTCGGTGCTGGAGGAGAGCGCGAACACCGCGGATGATGACCAGTGCGACCAGCGGGAGAACCTCGACAGCGCCACCGATGATGGTGCCGTGACCACCTTCAGTCAACAG ACTCTCTCTCCAGCAGACTCTGTAGTGCCAGGCGTCAAGGCTGCAGAGGGCATAAGCTCCCGCTGGTCTACTCTCTCATGGGACATCCCATCAgaccttctctctcttcccacGCCAGAATCCACTGGCACCATTTCACTCGAATGTGACTCCAGACCCAGCTCAG GTTTTTACTCAGTCAGTGGGAGCTCCCTGTCAGACTCTTGTTACTCAGTGGCTAGCGAGGCAGCCCCTGGAGTTCCACTTAAAATGGGGGGACCATGCAGGCCTCACTCGCTGGACCACAGTACCACCCAGTGGAGGGAGGATGAATCACAGAATGGACAGAACTCTAGAGGGACAGCCCAAAAAGGAGACAGGAGGCCTGCTTCTACAG GTGAACTAGAGATTGATGGGCTGGTGTTTCTCACTGGACTCTGTTCTAGTCTCAGAGCAGCACAAAAACAGTGTGTTTTGTCAACCTCCACCACCTATCCACATCTGCAACTAGACCCTAAATACTGTTCTGACCTAGTCTCACGGAAAACAAAAGAGGTGTACCCTTATCCTAGCCCACTCCATGCAGTGGCCTTGCAGAGTCCTCTGTTTACTTCTTGCCAGAATCCTTCCCCTACAGAGCGCTCTCCCAGCCCAGAGGGGGACCAGCTTTTGGAACCAGAGCCTGAACAGCCCACTGTGAGGACCCAACCTCCACCTTCTCCATCCCTCACACAGCTGGAGCAATACATAACCAGATTAGCACACCAGCACCACAGCAGGCTGAATGCTGAGACTTCCAATCGAGCATCTCAAAAGGCCTCTGCAGGTTTATCCTATGAAGGAGTCCATCCAAAGAGTGCTTCATCCTCCAGCTTGACCAGCTTGACCCCATGTAAGTCATATCTAGGCAATTCTGCTAGAGTTAGTCTGAGCAGCATTGGTAAGAAAGCTAGCAGGAACTCAATCAACCTTGGAAACCTGCCATCTGTCACTGGGGAGGATTTCAACATTAGTTTTCACCTCAACTTAAATTTAAACCTTAATTCTAGtttgaataaaacactgaatattgatgctaaaaacataaatgaacaGCCATCAGGATCATGTGGGCATCTTAGTGGAAACTTCATCACTCCAACTGCCTCCCCTGCTTCATCTTCAACTACAGTCACCAGCACTCCAAACTGGAGGAGCAGACCCCGTATATCCACTTGCCCATCTACAATTAGTAATCGTGGATCATTGGAGATCACTGGAAAGACCTTTGGTTCCCTTAACTTTTCCAAGTCCTTGGACTGGAGTGGGGCTCCACGAGAGGAAGCGGAAGGCTGCCCCCCTTCAAAAGCCCCTGAAAGTCCTGCTAAACTGAGTGAGGATTCAGTGGTGGTGTGCGAGATCTCTCGTGTGTCTGGGTTGCCAAGATCGGTGGTAGTAGGACTTATGGAGGAAGGGGTAGAGCTGGATGCGGAGTGCTTCCggaatgaaagagagaggggtGAAGGGTCAGCTTCTCCATGTAATGCTCCAACTCCTCGTTCCTCTCGGACCTCCCTTCCTACTACTTACGAAGATCTATCTGGGTTTTATTCAAATTCATCCTCAAACCTTTGGGCAGGTAGTGGTGTTATTGAACCTGACTACATTTCCCAGCAGCACCGCCTACAGATTACCCATTCAGATTGCCATTTAATACATACAACACAGTCGAACAGCCCTCGCTCCGATCACTCTGGTCCCACTCCTTCCCACACTTCCCCCATCCTGCCTTTACCCCACACTTATTCAGATTCTGCTTCCTCTCCTGGCTCCTCGTCCCGTTCACGAGTGCATTCTCCTCCACGACTACTCTCAAATTCACCATTTACACCTGCTCAGCTATCAGTGTTCCGGCGGGACTCACCATCTCAGTGCTCTCTTCCGCACATCCACCCTTGTGGTTCTCCACTAGAAGGCCCCATCAGACCTCGCGGTGGTTCCCTCAGGCAAGATGCTGGAGCTGCTACTGGGTGGAGGGCTCAGGAGAGAGGCTGGAGGAGGAGTGGGGATGGAGAAGGGCTCTATCAGGGCAAGCATGCCTCCAGAGAGCTGGTGCGAGCATCAACAGTCAGCAGTTACTCAGGAAGAGAATACAGCAGCTGCTGGGAGGAAGAAGCAGGCTCACGGACTCCAAAGAAAGCCACCAAGTTGTGGAAAGGTTTTGAATCAAGACTCTGGGGGAGGGAGGAAGATTTGGAAAGGGAGGAAAGGGTTGGAGATTTTGGATGGAGGCATGCATCTTTAAAAGAGACTTCATCAAGCAGGGTACAAGAACGAAAAGAGAATAATCTCTCTAGAAAGAAAGGGACAAACTGGGACGGACATAGTTCCAGTCTTCGGCTATCCAGGAGAGCTTTGTTTCGGAGCGAATCTCAGGGATTTCTGTCATCCCGTTCACAAAAACGGGACGTCCGTCTCCAGAACAACCACTGGTGCTCTTCCTTGGAGATTGGTCGGGAAGGACGGGGCACAGATCGCGGGCGAAATATAGTCAGGAAAGAGGACAAACATCACTCATCCACTGCCAGTCTTTTCCACCTCTCTCGCTCACAAAGCCTGGAAGGAAgcactcactcagtctcacctCTGTCTTCCCcatccctttctccctctccgCCTCCGTCAGCCCCTCTAACCCGTTCCCGATCATTTCGTGACCTTGGGAGGAAAATTTTTGGCTCAATGAGGTCCCTCAGTTTCAATAAGAACCAGaaatcaaaaaagaaagactag
- the ttc9c gene encoding tetratricopeptide repeat protein 9C isoform X2: protein MGATGGSDSQVDSQLSEAVRLKTEGNAFYRGKNVRSAIGRYHRALLVLRGLDSEVMSSLKVFRPQSPTLTPEQDELFRSTQIDCYNNLAACLLQRELVDYARVQEYSLKVLQWRPGDIKALYRAGVATLELGDTQTAQQYLLQASRGKPNDANVKKQLQRVEERLSKDYEKEKALYKGMFNKQKETDEEETAEENPSQV from the exons ATGGGTGCTACTGGAGGCTCCGACTCGCAGGTGGACTCCCAGCTGTCTGAAGCCGTGCGCTTAAAAACTGAGGGTAATGCATTTTACCGGGGAAAAAATGTCCGCAGTGCCATCGGACGTTATCACCGTGCCTTGCTTGTGCTTCGTGGTCTGGACTCAGAAGTGATGTCAAGTCTTAAGGTCTTTAGACCCCAGTCTCCTACACTCACACCAGAGCAAGATGAATTGTTCAGGAGCACACAAATTGACTGCTATAACAACCTAGCAG CATGCTTACTTCAGCGTGAACTTGTGGACTATGCCCGTGTGCAGGAGTACAGTTTGAAGGTACTTCAGTGGAGGCCTGGAGATATTAAAGCCCTGTACAGAGCTGGAGTAGCCACCCTGGAGCTAGGAGACACTCAGACAGCTCAACAATACCTCCTCCAGGCCAGCAGAGGGAAAccaaatg ATGCCAATGTGAAGAAACAGCTCCAGCGTGTGGAAGAGAGGCTCAGCAAAGACTATGAAAAGGAGAAAGCCCTCTACAAAGGCATGTtcaataaacagaaagaaacggATGAAGAGGAAACTGCAGAGGAAAACCCAAGCCAAGTATGA
- the ttc9c gene encoding tetratricopeptide repeat protein 9C isoform X1: MDNKESDAADDGVSEAESCSASWVQSMGATGGSDSQVDSQLSEAVRLKTEGNAFYRGKNVRSAIGRYHRALLVLRGLDSEVMSSLKVFRPQSPTLTPEQDELFRSTQIDCYNNLAACLLQRELVDYARVQEYSLKVLQWRPGDIKALYRAGVATLELGDTQTAQQYLLQASRGKPNDANVKKQLQRVEERLSKDYEKEKALYKGMFNKQKETDEEETAEENPSQV; the protein is encoded by the exons ATGGACAATAAG GAGTCTGATGCAGCTGATGATGGAGTCTCAGAGGCAGAGAGCTGCTCTGCATCATGGGTGCAGAGCATGGGTGCTACTGGAGGCTCCGACTCGCAGGTGGACTCCCAGCTGTCTGAAGCCGTGCGCTTAAAAACTGAGGGTAATGCATTTTACCGGGGAAAAAATGTCCGCAGTGCCATCGGACGTTATCACCGTGCCTTGCTTGTGCTTCGTGGTCTGGACTCAGAAGTGATGTCAAGTCTTAAGGTCTTTAGACCCCAGTCTCCTACACTCACACCAGAGCAAGATGAATTGTTCAGGAGCACACAAATTGACTGCTATAACAACCTAGCAG CATGCTTACTTCAGCGTGAACTTGTGGACTATGCCCGTGTGCAGGAGTACAGTTTGAAGGTACTTCAGTGGAGGCCTGGAGATATTAAAGCCCTGTACAGAGCTGGAGTAGCCACCCTGGAGCTAGGAGACACTCAGACAGCTCAACAATACCTCCTCCAGGCCAGCAGAGGGAAAccaaatg ATGCCAATGTGAAGAAACAGCTCCAGCGTGTGGAAGAGAGGCTCAGCAAAGACTATGAAAAGGAGAAAGCCCTCTACAAAGGCATGTtcaataaacagaaagaaacggATGAAGAGGAAACTGCAGAGGAAAACCCAAGCCAAGTATGA